The DNA window GCCACCTGGAGCATGGCGAACATGTAGTCCTGGACATTCACCGTGGCACGTACCGGGTCGACGACGTTGAAGTAGATCACCGCGTCGACCCTGACCGTCACATTGTCCCGGGTGATGCCCTCCTGGGCCGGGACCGGCATCGTCACGATCTGGAGGTTGACCTTGCGCAGCCGGTCCGCGACCGGCACCAGCAGCCGCAGCCCTGGTTCGCGCACCACCCTGTGCACCCGGCCGAACCGGAACACCACGCCCCGCTCGAACTGCTGGACCACCCGGACGCCCATCGCCGCCCAGACGGCACCCGCGCCGAGCACCGCGATCACCACATCCACGGCCAGCATCACCGGACCTCCGTCTCCGCCGGGCAGCGCCCGCCGAAGCGCCGCTCCCCCCTCCACGCTAACGCGCGGCCGCTCCGCAGTGGAACGGCGCTCGCGCCGGCCCGGAGGGGGGCGGCTCGGAAGGCAACAGCCCAGGTCGGACGGCCCGGCCCAGACGGCCCGGCTCGGACGGCCCAGCCCAGACGGCCCGGCCCAGACGGCCCGGTCCAGCTCGGGGGCCCCGGCTCGGACAGCCCCGCTCAGGCCGAGGTGCGCACCATCAGCTCGGTCGCCAGCACCACCTGCCGACGGGCCCGGCCCTGCTCGGAGATCTCCTCCAGCAGCAGCCTCGCCATGGTGCGGCCCATCTCCTCGATCGGCTGCCGGACGCTGGTCAGCGGCGGGTCGGTGTGCCGGGCGATGATGGAGTCGTCGAACCCGATCACCGCCACGTCGTCCGGCACCCTCCGCCCCGCCTCCCGGAGCACCTGCATGGCACCGACGGCCATCAGGTCCGAGGCGCAGAAGACCGCGTCCAGGTCGGGCCGCCGCTCCAGCAGGCCGCGCATGGCCTCCCGGCCGCCGGTCTCGGTGAAGTCGGCACGGCCCACCAGGTCCTCGTCCCAGCCCAGCTCGGCCTCCTCCAGGGCCCGGCGGTAGCCTGACAGCCGGGCTCGGGCCGGTTCCATGTCCAGCGGGCCGGTGATGGTGGCGATCCGCTCGCAGCCGCGCCGCAGCAGGTGCCGCACGGCCATCCGGGCGCCGCCCGCGTTGTCGGCGTCCACATAAGACAGCGGCTCCAGGTCGGAGCGCCGGCCGACCAGCACGGACGGCATGTCGATGCGTTCCAGCAGGTTGGGCAGCGGGTCGTCCTCGTGGACGGAGACCATCAGCACGCCGTCCACCCGGTGGGCGGCGAGGTAGGTGGCCAGCCGGTCCCGCTCCTTCTTGGTGCGGACCAGGATGAGCAGCAGCTGCATGTCGGTGTCGGCCAGTTCCGCCGAGACACCGCGGATGATGTCGTTGAAGAACGGTTCGGAAAAGAGACGCGTCTCGGCCTCGGGGACCACCAGGGCGATGGAGTCCGTTCGAGAAGTGACAAGAGTCCGCGCCGCGCGATTGGGCACATAGCCGAGCTCGGCGATTGCCTGCTCCACTGCGGCGCGCGCCTTGTCGCTCACCCGGGGCGAGCCGTTGATGACCCGGGAGACAGTGCCCCTTCCGACGCCTGCCAGGGCGGCCACGGCCTCCAGTGTAGGACGGGCACCGCCTCTCACCGCAGGGCCCGCGGGACGCTGCGCGGCTTGACTCATGGTTCACCTCTCGGGCTTCGCGGACGCGGGCTGCGCCTCATTGTGGCCGGTTCGAGACCGGATGTCGCCGTTCGTTGCCTCGATCACCGGTCTGATCTGCGCATTGTCGCCCCGAAACAGGGTCCCGCCGCTCCGGTCCGCCGGGTTGGCAAGCCCTTGTCCGGACACGGTCGCGTGACTTGCAGGACACGCTCACGCAACGGAACCGACTTCAACTCTTGACACCCACCCCCCTGAGGCAGGAGTCTTCACGACATGCCTCGTGGGAGCGCTCCCACACATTAGCGGTGAAACGACCACGGGGACAGCGCTGACACAGCACCCTTCTTCTGCACCACCCGCCAACGCCACGTGAGAAATTGACCCGCACGGCTCTGCGGAGCCGTTGTGGCGCACCCCGGACCCACCCTGGACATAGGAGAGTGGAATGCGCACCACCAGCAGCCTTCGCGGTCGGAGAACCACGCTTGCCGCGGTTGCGGGGCTCGCGACCTGCGCCGCCCTGGTCACCGGTTGCAGCAGCAGCAACAGTGACAACAAGGGCGGCGACACCAAGGACAAGGGCAACGCCCAGATCACCCTCCGCATCGGTACCTTCGGTGACTTCGGGTTCGACAACAAGACCGGTGCCAAGCTCTACGCCGAGTACGAGAGCCTGCACCCGAACATCAAGATCGTCTCCGAGAGCAACACCGACGGTGGCAAGTACTGGGACGCCCTGAAGCTGCACCTGGCCAGCGGCAGTGGTGTGGACGACATCCAGGCCATCGAGGTCGGCTACATCGCCGAGGCCACCGGCAAGCTCTACGACAAGTTCGTGGACCTGAGCAAGGCCCCCGGCATCGACTCCTCCGCCTGGGTCGACTACAAGTGGAAGCAGGCCACCACCGCCGGCGGCCAGACCATCGGTCTGGGCACCGACGTCGGCCCGATGGCGATCTGCTACCGCACCGACCTCTTCAAGGCCGCCGGTCTGCCCACCGACCGCGACGAGGTCGCCAAGCTGTGGGAGGGCGACTGGAACAAGTACCTCCAGGCGGGCGAGACCTTCAAGAAGAAGTCCCCGTCCGGGGCGAAGTGGGTGGACTCCGCCGGCGGCATCTTCAACGCTGTGGTCTCCAGCCAGCCCGACCAGTACTCCAACGCGCAGGGCGAGCTGGTCTACAAGGACAGTCCGGGTGTGAAGCTGGCCTGGGATACCGCTGTGAAGGCCATCTCCGAGGGCCTGAGCACCGGTCTCCAGCAGTTCGACGACGGCGGCAGCTGGGCGGCCGGCTTCAAGAACAACAAGTTCGCCACCATCTCCTGCCCCAGCTGGATGACCGGCATCATCACCAGCAACGCCGGCCCCGAGGGCAAGGGCAAGTGGGACATCGCCAAGGCCCCGGTCGCCGCCAACTGGGGCGGCTCCTTCCTGGCCGTCCCGAAGGCCGGCAAGAACCAGGAGGAGGCCATCAAGCTGGCCGCCTGGCTGACCGCGCCCGAGCAGCAGGCCAAGGTGTTCGCCAAGTTCGGCAACATCCCCTCCACCAAGGCCGGCCTGGACTCCCCCGAGGTGCAGAACACCACGCAGGAGTACTTCAACAACGCGCCGACCGGCAAGATCTACGCCGACATCGCGAAGAGCGTCACCCCGG is part of the Peterkaempfera bronchialis genome and encodes:
- a CDS encoding LacI family DNA-binding transcriptional regulator, translated to MSQAAQRPAGPAVRGGARPTLEAVAALAGVGRGTVSRVINGSPRVSDKARAAVEQAIAELGYVPNRAARTLVTSRTDSIALVVPEAETRLFSEPFFNDIIRGVSAELADTDMQLLLILVRTKKERDRLATYLAAHRVDGVLMVSVHEDDPLPNLLERIDMPSVLVGRRSDLEPLSYVDADNAGGARMAVRHLLRRGCERIATITGPLDMEPARARLSGYRRALEEAELGWDEDLVGRADFTETGGREAMRGLLERRPDLDAVFCASDLMAVGAMQVLREAGRRVPDDVAVIGFDDSIIARHTDPPLTSVRQPIEEMGRTMARLLLEEISEQGRARRQVVLATELMVRTSA
- a CDS encoding ABC transporter substrate-binding protein; protein product: MRTTSSLRGRRTTLAAVAGLATCAALVTGCSSSNSDNKGGDTKDKGNAQITLRIGTFGDFGFDNKTGAKLYAEYESLHPNIKIVSESNTDGGKYWDALKLHLASGSGVDDIQAIEVGYIAEATGKLYDKFVDLSKAPGIDSSAWVDYKWKQATTAGGQTIGLGTDVGPMAICYRTDLFKAAGLPTDRDEVAKLWEGDWNKYLQAGETFKKKSPSGAKWVDSAGGIFNAVVSSQPDQYSNAQGELVYKDSPGVKLAWDTAVKAISEGLSTGLQQFDDGGSWAAGFKNNKFATISCPSWMTGIITSNAGPEGKGKWDIAKAPVAANWGGSFLAVPKAGKNQEEAIKLAAWLTAPEQQAKVFAKFGNIPSTKAGLDSPEVQNTTQEYFNNAPTGKIYADIAKSVTPAPIGPWDGQVKDIITKNGLLDIEQNHKDPVKAWEEVVKAVTDKTDN